The window GCGCCCGGTGCGCTGAAGCCGGGCGCGGGCAAAAAGTTAGTGCACTCCCGTACTGCGGGTCTTGAACTCCCACTGGTCTCCGGCAATTTCCACCGACACCTCAGCCTCCATGCACTCCGCACGCATGACTACAACCAAGCTGCCGATCTCGGTTTGCCAATAAATTTCCCAGAATAGAGAGGCGAAGAGGGTCTTCAACGGTAGTTCGAGCTTGGCGGCAATATCCTTGACGGTCTTACCCAAGGTTTCCCGGGCGCCCGATGTGAAGATGATGCCAGACAAAAACACTCTTGGAGTGGTGTCCCGTCTTGGTTCTTGCCCCAAGGCCCGTTCGGCCACCTTGAAGGATGATTCCTGCTGCATGGCTTCCTCTTTGAAATGTGGCATGGCGGCTAGTCAGCAACATATGCGCCAAAGAGCGGATCGCTATTGGAAGCCATGGCTTGAGTATGCCCAGTCGAAGATTGGCCTTGCGGCTGTGTAGTTTTTGTCTCTCTAGCCGTGACGGGTGAGCATGATCCGTTCCAGGTCAGCTTCTCCGATCATTCGCTTGAGGCTCCGAACTGGCCCGCCGTAAGTGCTGACAATCATGAAGCTTTCTCAGACACAAACCCGACGCTCCGTGCAGAGCAACGCCGAAGGCCGGTGACAATGGGCCGCGACTGGCCTATTAGTGCATGGATATGCCCACGTATACCTTTCGCTGGATAACCTCCGTGGCCGAAGTCTCCAAACCGACGTGGGATGCCCTGGCCTTGCCCCTCAAGACGCCCTTTCTGGAGTGGGAATGGCTCAGACTGCTGGAGGACTCGGGCAGCGCCCTGCCCTCCACGGGCTGGCTGCCCATGCACCTGACGGTCTGGCAAGAAGATGCGCTTGTGGCGGCAGCGCCGCTCTACGCCAAGCGCCACAGCGAAGGGGAATTCGTTTTCGATCATCCTTGGGTGGACGTGGCCCAGCGCATGGGCCTGCGTTACTACCCCAAGCTGGTGGGCATGAGCCCGTTCACGCCCACGGGTACGTATCGTTTCCTCGTGACGCGGGATCAGGACGAAATTGCCTTGACCAAGGCCATGCTCGGGGAGATCGAAAGCCATTGCCTAGAGCTGGGGTTCTCAGGTTGCCACTTCCACTACGTGGATCCAGCATGGCGCAAGCTTATCATGCCCGCCGGCTACTCCTGCTGGACACATCAAAGTTTTACCTGGCGCAATCGCGGTTACACGGACCTGGACGATTATCTGAACCGTTTCAGCCGCAACCAGCGGCGCAATGTCCACCGCGAACGCCAAGCCATGGATCGCGACGGTATTCGGGTGCGTATGCTTGAAGGGCGGGAGATTCCTGAAAAGCTCTATGCGCGTATGTACGGTTATTACTTGGAAACCAACGAAAAATTTGGCCCTTGGGGGTGCAGGTATCTCACAGAAGAGTTTTTTCGGCTGCTGCCCGCACGCTTCGGCGAGCGTGTGGCCATGTGCGTGGCCGATAAGCCTGCGGACAGCCCCGAGCCCTTGGGCATGGGCCTGTTCATCGTTAAGGACGGCAATCTCTATGGCCGCTATTGGGGCGGGGTGGAAGGGCAGCGTTACCTGCATTTCAATGTCTGCTACTACGAGCCCATGGCTTGGGCCATCGCCAAAGGCTTGAGCACCTTCGATCCCGGCATCGGCGGCTATCACAAGGTCCGCCGAGGGTTTGTCTGCGTCCCCAACTACAGTCTGCACAAGTTCTTCGATCCGCGCCTGCGCAGGATCATGGAAATGCACATGGACGAAATCAACTTCATGGAAAGGCAACAAATTCTGGAGATCAACAAAGAGTTGCCTTTCGTGCGCCGCCGCTGAAACGGCACTCCCCCACTGCCTGTCCCGGGCTTCCGCGAACTACCGCTTTGCCCATAGGCCTTTCCCCTCAGCTCCGAAATACGCTATCCTTCCCGGCAATATTGGATTGCGCCACATTCCGGCAGCCCAATTCAGCCACCCCAAGCCAGTCTGGAGGGAATATGGCCGACACATATATCGAATGGTTCGAGAACCTGACCAACCAGGACGTGCCCAGCGTAGGCGGCAAGAACGCCTCTCTGGGAGAGATGATCCGCGCGCTTAAGGAAAAGGGAATCGCCGTGCCAGACGGCTTCGCCACCACGGCCAAGGCCTACCGCCGCTTCATTGCCGACAACAACCTGGGAGAGGAGATTCGCCAACGTATCCAGGATCTCAAGGATGGCAGAAAGCCTTTGGACAAGGTCGGACGTGAAATCCGCCGGCTCATCCGCCAGGGAACCATCCCGGCTGAAATTGGTGATCAGATCGTCCAGGCCTATCGTGAACTCTGCAAGCGATTCGAAAAGGACGAGGTTGATGTTGCCGTGCGCTCCAGCGCCACGGCCGAGGACCTGCCGGACGCGAGCTTCGCGGGTCAGCAGGAGACTTTTCTCAACGTCAGGGGCGATCACGATGTGCTAGAGGCGGTCAAGAATTGCTACGCCTCGCTCTTCACCGACCGCGCCATCAGCTATCGCACCGAGAAGAATTTCGACCACCTGCAGATCGCCCTCTCGGCCGGCGTGCAGAAGATGGTCCGCTCGGACAGGGCCAGTTCCGGGGTCATGTTCTCCGTCGACACTGAAACCGGCTTCCCGGATGTGGTGGTCATCAACGCCGCCTGGGGCCTCGGCGAGAACGTGGTCCAGGGCACGGTGACTCCGGACGAATACCGGGCCTTCAAGCCGCTTTTGAATGATGCCACCTGCAAGCCGATCATCGAGAAGAGCCTGGGAGAAAAAGAAAAGAAGATGATCTACGCCACAGGAGGCAGCAAAACCACCAAGAATGTGGAAACCACCCAGAAGGAGAGGGAATCTTTTGTGCTCAGCGATGAGGAGGTCTTGCGTCTGTCGCGCTGGGCCAAACTGATCGAAGAGCACTATGGCCGAGCCATGGACATGGAGTGGGCCAAGGACGGCGACAGTGGTGAGCTGTTCATCGTCCAGGCCAGACCCGAAACCGTGCAATCCCAGAAGACCGCGGCGACGATGAAATCCTACTCGCTCAAGGAACATGGCGAGCGACTGGCTGAAGGACTGGCAATCGGCGAGGCCATCGCCACGGGCAAGGTACAGAAAATCAGAAATGCCGAGAACATCGGCCGGTTCGAGGAAGGTAGTATCCTGATCACGGAGATGACCGACCCGGACTGGGTGCCCATCATGAAGAAGGCCGCGGGCATTGTCACCGAACACGGCGGCCGCACGAGCCATGCGGCCATCGTCAGCCGCGAGTTGGGCATTCCGGCCATCGTGGGCGCCACGCACGTCCTGGACCGCCTGGAGGACGGGCAGGAGGTGACCATGTCCTGCGCCGAGGGCGACACGGGTTATGTCTACAAGGGCAAGCTGGACTTCGATGCCCAGGACATCGACCTGAGCGACATTCCCAGGACCAGGACGCAGATCATGATGAACATAGCCGAGCCGGCCGCGGCTTTTCGCTGGTGGCGTCTGCCCTGCGCGGGCATCGGCTTGGCGCGCATGGAATTCATCATAAACAACGCCATTAAATGCCATCCGATGGCTCTCATCGAATATGACAGGCTTGAGGACGAGGAAGCCAAACAGCGTATCGCCGATATCACCCGAGGCTACGAGGACAAGTCCGAGTTCTTTACGCAGCAGCTTGCGCGAGGCATTGCCAAGATCGGGGCATCTCAGTACCCGAATCCTGTCATCGTGCGCATGTCGGACTTCAAGACCAATGAATATGCCGAACTCATCGGCGGACAGGCCTACGAGCCGAAAGAAGCCAACCCGATGCTCGGCTTTCGCGGAGCCAGCCGCTACTACAGCGACGCGTATCGGCCCGGTTTCGCCCTGGAGTGCGAGGCCATACGGCGCGTGCGCGAGGAGATAGGCCTGGACAACGTGGTGGTCATGATCCCCTTCTGCCGCAGCCCCGCGGAAGCGGATAAGGTCCTGGAGGTCATGGCTTCCTACGGCTTGCGCCGGGGCGAGAACGGACTGCAGGTTTACGTCATGGCCGAGATTCCTTCCAACATCATCCTGGCCGAGCAGTTCTCGGAGCGTTTCGACGGCTTTTCCATCGGCTCCAACGACTTGACGCAGCTCGTGCTCGGTGTGGACCGCGATTCGGCCCAGTTGTCGAAACTTTTCGATGAGCAGGACGAGGCCGTCACGACCATGATCGAGATGCTCATTCAAAAAGCGCATAGAAAAAAGCGCAAGGTGGGCATCTGCGGCCAGGCCCCGAGCGACCACCCGGAATTCGCGGCCTTTCTGGTCCGAGCTGGCATAGATTCCATCTCACTTAATCCTGACAGCGTCATCAAGGTTACCCGGCGGGTAGCCGAGGTGGAGCGGGAGATGGGACGCATGCGTAAATCTGCTTGAGTCATCATTAACATAGCGGGCTGCTCCCGAAGAGAGCGGCCCGCTTGTATGCTTATATTCGGTGGTTGCCTTCAGCCGTTGACGATCATGCCGCCGTTCACATGCAGCACCTGGCCTGTGACATACGAGGAATCCCGGCTGGCAAGGTAAACATAGGTCGGGGCGACTTCCTCGGGCTGGCCGGCCCTACTCATGGGAGTGCTCTGGCCGTGCTTGGCCGTGTGCTCCGGGCTGAAGCTGCTCGGGATAAGCGGTGTCCAGATAGGTCCTGGCGCCACGGCGTTCACGCGAATGCCCTTTTCAGCCAGATTGAGGGCAAGGGAGCGTGTGAAGCCGACGATTGCGCTTTTGGTGGAGGCGTAGTCGATGAGGATGGGATGGCCACGGTAGGCCGTGATGGAGGTCGTGTTGATGATCGACGCGCCTTCCTTGAGGTAAGGCAGAGCCGCCTTGGTAAGATAGAAATAGGCGAAGATGTTCACCCGGAAGGTTTTCTCCAACTGATCGGCGCTGATGTCCTCCAGCTTTTCCTGCGGATACTGCACGCCGGCATGATTGACGAGCACGTCCAGCCGGCCGAAAGTCTGCAGCGTCTTGTCCACGATCTGTTTGCAAAATGGTTCGCCGCTGACATCGCCGGCGATGAGCATGCATTTGCGGCCTGTTTTCTCCACAAGCTGCTTGGTCTCCCTGGCGTCCTCGTGCTCGTCCAGATAGGCGATGCACACGTCCGCGCCTTCCTTGGCAAAATGGATGGCCGTGGCGCGACCGATGCCGCTGTCGCCGCCGGTGATGATGGCCACCTTGCCTTCAAGCTTGCCCGCGGCCTTATAGCCTTCGCCCACGGTTTTGGGCTTTGGCTCCATTTCCTGCCGGGTTCCAGGCTGTTTCTCCTGTTTCTGGGGCGGAAATTCGCCTTCCTTCTCCTGGCCCATGTCTATCCTCCTGTCAGGCTACGGCCTGGGATGGTGAGGTTTCAAGGACCGCAGCTGCCGGCTGCGGGCTTTGCGTCGTTTGGTAATCGCCGCGCGCGGCCTTGAGCATGCTGCGCTCATGGTTGATCTCGTGCATGGTGCGCACGCCCATGCGCCGGAACAGCGGCACGGGAGGGCACCAGCCCTGCAGGGCGTGCTGCAGGAGAAAACCGGCCACGCCGGCGCTCAGCAGGTAGAATCTCTTGTTTACGAACGCGCCCAGACCCAGGCCTAGCAGGGAAAAGGTCGCCGCATTGGCCTCGATGGTGCGCTCGATGTCCCACTCACGGTCGAGCTCCTGCAGGCGCATGTCGATGGCTTCGGGACCCGCCTTGGAATAGAGTTGGATATTGCACTCGGTCTTGCGCCAGATGCGTTCGTTGACGTTTTCGGCGGTATTCTGCTCGACTCTGCTGGTCGTATCGGGAAGCATGGCTCACCTCCTGGTCGTTTGCTGCGGCTTGCTCCGCAGTGGCCCATCAGCCATGATGCCCGTGCGCATCCTTGCGAGGAATAGGACCAACTCTACTGGCGGCGTAGGTCTTTTTCTAAGCTCGTCGAGCCGAGCGCAC is drawn from Desulfocurvibacter africanus subsp. africanus DSM 2603 and contains these coding sequences:
- a CDS encoding GNAT family N-acetyltransferase yields the protein MPTYTFRWITSVAEVSKPTWDALALPLKTPFLEWEWLRLLEDSGSALPSTGWLPMHLTVWQEDALVAAAPLYAKRHSEGEFVFDHPWVDVAQRMGLRYYPKLVGMSPFTPTGTYRFLVTRDQDEIALTKAMLGEIESHCLELGFSGCHFHYVDPAWRKLIMPAGYSCWTHQSFTWRNRGYTDLDDYLNRFSRNQRRNVHRERQAMDRDGIRVRMLEGREIPEKLYARMYGYYLETNEKFGPWGCRYLTEEFFRLLPARFGERVAMCVADKPADSPEPLGMGLFIVKDGNLYGRYWGGVEGQRYLHFNVCYYEPMAWAIAKGLSTFDPGIGGYHKVRRGFVCVPNYSLHKFFDPRLRRIMEMHMDEINFMERQQILEINKELPFVRRR
- the ppsA gene encoding phosphoenolpyruvate synthase, with product MADTYIEWFENLTNQDVPSVGGKNASLGEMIRALKEKGIAVPDGFATTAKAYRRFIADNNLGEEIRQRIQDLKDGRKPLDKVGREIRRLIRQGTIPAEIGDQIVQAYRELCKRFEKDEVDVAVRSSATAEDLPDASFAGQQETFLNVRGDHDVLEAVKNCYASLFTDRAISYRTEKNFDHLQIALSAGVQKMVRSDRASSGVMFSVDTETGFPDVVVINAAWGLGENVVQGTVTPDEYRAFKPLLNDATCKPIIEKSLGEKEKKMIYATGGSKTTKNVETTQKERESFVLSDEEVLRLSRWAKLIEEHYGRAMDMEWAKDGDSGELFIVQARPETVQSQKTAATMKSYSLKEHGERLAEGLAIGEAIATGKVQKIRNAENIGRFEEGSILITEMTDPDWVPIMKKAAGIVTEHGGRTSHAAIVSRELGIPAIVGATHVLDRLEDGQEVTMSCAEGDTGYVYKGKLDFDAQDIDLSDIPRTRTQIMMNIAEPAAAFRWWRLPCAGIGLARMEFIINNAIKCHPMALIEYDRLEDEEAKQRIADITRGYEDKSEFFTQQLARGIAKIGASQYPNPVIVRMSDFKTNEYAELIGGQAYEPKEANPMLGFRGASRYYSDAYRPGFALECEAIRRVREEIGLDNVVVMIPFCRSPAEADKVLEVMASYGLRRGENGLQVYVMAEIPSNIILAEQFSERFDGFSIGSNDLTQLVLGVDRDSAQLSKLFDEQDEAVTTMIEMLIQKAHRKKRKVGICGQAPSDHPEFAAFLVRAGIDSISLNPDSVIKVTRRVAEVEREMGRMRKSA
- a CDS encoding SDR family oxidoreductase; this encodes MGQEKEGEFPPQKQEKQPGTRQEMEPKPKTVGEGYKAAGKLEGKVAIITGGDSGIGRATAIHFAKEGADVCIAYLDEHEDARETKQLVEKTGRKCMLIAGDVSGEPFCKQIVDKTLQTFGRLDVLVNHAGVQYPQEKLEDISADQLEKTFRVNIFAYFYLTKAALPYLKEGASIINTTSITAYRGHPILIDYASTKSAIVGFTRSLALNLAEKGIRVNAVAPGPIWTPLIPSSFSPEHTAKHGQSTPMSRAGQPEEVAPTYVYLASRDSSYVTGQVLHVNGGMIVNG